A stretch of Eleutherodactylus coqui strain aEleCoq1 chromosome 2, aEleCoq1.hap1, whole genome shotgun sequence DNA encodes these proteins:
- the SLC30A4 gene encoding probable proton-coupled zinc antiporter SLC30A4 translates to MWRPHTWWSAVRLKLRRGDHPPYLSDDAGFDYPDEVAAEDELPRFNKLRVLVADDPPAINGGPLTVSSDDDSLLERDPPQPRADPCEGCRQEREKRRQSLVKRRLGLAAALYLLFMVAELVGGYIANSLAIMTDALHMLTDLSSIILTLLALWLSAKSPNKRFTFGFHRLEVLSAIISVLLVYVLTGFLLYEAVQRTIHMDYNINGDVMLITAAVGVAVNLIMGFLLNQAGHPHSHSHGGPTSPPHSTHGHGHSHGSLAVRAAFVHALGDLAQSVGVLIAAYIIRFKPEYKIADPICTYIFSILVLFTTVRLVRDTVLIILEGVPKHLNVDQIKDDLMKIDDVYSVEDLNIWSLTTGKSTAIIRLQLSPGSSSKWEEVQSKASQILLNTYGMYKCFIQMQSYRQEENTTCAKCCSA, encoded by the exons ATGTGGCGGCCGCACACCTGGTGGAGCGCGGTGCGGCTGAAGCTCCGCAGAGGGGACCACCCTCCCTACCTGAGCGATGACGCCGGCTTTGACTACCCGGATGAGGTGGCGGCGGAGGACGAGCTTCCCCGCTTCAATAAGCTGCGAGTGCTGGTGGCGGATGACCCCCCGGCTATAAATGGCGGTCCGCTGACCGTGTCCTCCGACGATGACTCCCTGCTGGAGAGAGACCCTCCGCAGCCCCGGGCCGACCCGTGCGAGGGTTGCCGGCAGGAGCGGGAGAAGCGGCGGCAGAGCCTGGTGAAGAGGAGGCTGGGGCTGGCGGCCGCGCTCTACCTGCTCTTCATGGTGGCCGAGCTGGTCG GTGGTTATATTGCCAACAGCCTTGCGATCATGACGGATGCACTCCACATGCTTACTGATCTCAGCAGTATTATTTTGACCTTGCTTGCACTTTGGCTGTCTGCAAAGTCTCCAAACAAGCGCTTTACCTTTGGATTCCATCGCTTAG AGGTTCTGTCGGCCATCATCAGTGTATTACTGGTGTATGTTCTCACTGGGTTTTTGCTGTACGAAGCAGTTCAGAGAACAATTCACATGGACTACAACATTAATGGAGACGTGATGCTGATCACAGCAGCTGTTGGTGTTGCGGTGAACCTCAT AATGGGATTTTTGTTGAATCAGGCTGGACATCCTCATTCACACTCACATGGTGGTCCTACAAGCCCACCCCACAGCACTCACGGCCATGGCCACAGTCACGGTAGCCTGGCGGTACGAGCTGCGTTTGTCCACGCACTTGGAGACCTCGCGCAAAGTGTTGGTGTGCTCATAGCTGCATATATCATTCGATTTAAG CCGGAATATAAAATTGCAGACCCGATCTGTACCTACATATTTTCTATACTCGTCCTTTTCACGACTGTGCGACTCGTAAGGGACACTGTACTTATTATACTTGAAG GCGTTCCGAAACACCTAAATGTGGATCAAATCAAAGATGACTTGATGAAAATAGATGATGTATATTCAGTAGAAGACCTTAACATCTGGTCGCTGACTACCGGAAAGTCCACTGCCATAATTCGTTTACAACTGA GTCCGGGGTCCTCATCAAAGTGGGAGGAAGTGCAAAGCAAAGCCAGCCAGATCCTGCTAAATACATATGGAATGTACAAGTGTTTTATACAGATGCAGAGCTACAGACAAGAAGAGAACACAACATGTGCCAAGTGTTGCAGTGCCTAA